A DNA window from Bacteroides cellulosilyticus contains the following coding sequences:
- a CDS encoding RNA polymerase sigma factor RpoD/SigA, protein MRQLKITKSITNRESASLDKYLQEIGREDLITVEEEVELAQRIRKGDRIALEKLTRANLRFVVSVAKQYQNQGLSLPDLINEGNLGLIKAAEKFDETRGFKFISYAVWWIRQSILQALAEQSRIVRLPLNQVGSLNKISKAFSKFEQENERRPSPEELADELEIPVDKISDTLKVSGRHISVDAPFVEGEDNSLLDVLVNDDSPMADRSLVNESLAREIDRALSTLTDREKEIIQMFFGIGQQEMTLEEIGDKFGLTRERVRQIKEKAIRRLRQSNRSKLLKSYLG, encoded by the coding sequence ATGAGACAACTTAAGATTACAAAAAGTATCACTAACAGAGAGAGCGCTTCTCTTGACAAGTATTTGCAGGAAATCGGTCGCGAAGACCTCATAACTGTCGAAGAGGAGGTAGAGCTCGCTCAACGCATCCGCAAGGGTGACCGTATCGCACTGGAGAAGTTGACACGTGCCAATCTGCGTTTCGTTGTATCTGTGGCCAAGCAGTACCAGAACCAAGGTTTGAGTTTGCCCGACTTGATTAACGAGGGTAATTTAGGACTGATCAAGGCCGCCGAAAAGTTCGATGAAACACGTGGTTTCAAATTCATCAGTTATGCAGTATGGTGGATACGTCAGTCCATTTTGCAGGCTTTGGCAGAGCAGTCGCGTATCGTGCGTCTTCCGTTGAATCAGGTAGGCTCGCTGAATAAAATCAGCAAAGCATTCTCCAAGTTCGAACAGGAAAATGAACGTCGCCCGTCTCCCGAAGAGTTGGCAGATGAACTGGAAATCCCTGTTGATAAGATCTCTGATACGCTGAAGGTATCCGGACGCCACATTTCGGTGGACGCACCTTTTGTAGAAGGAGAAGACAACAGCTTGCTGGATGTGTTGGTAAACGACGACTCTCCTATGGCGGATCGCTCTTTGGTGAACGAGTCTCTTGCGAGGGAAATTGATAGAGCACTTTCTACGTTAACCGATAGGGAAAAAGAAATCATACAGATGTTTTTCGGTATCGGACAACAAGAAATGACATTAGAAGAAATCGGCGACAAATTCGGTTTGACCCGTGAGCGTGTACGCCAGATTAAGGAAAAAGCAATTAGAAGATTAAGACAAAGTAATCGTAGTAAATTGCTCAAGTCTTATTTAGGATAA
- a CDS encoding clostripain-related cysteine peptidase — MKTKLYFFLWICLSALLIACVDDDIEPDVIPVTGVSLNKTTLALEIGGSGSLIATVTPDNATNKKVTWKSSDTSVATVNANGEVTALATGTVVVVVITEDGAEVATCTVTCGDGAVEPEIPVTDVALNKSTLSLTEGQSESLQVVITPDDATNKKVAWVSNDESVAMVDVNGKVTALKAGSTTIVAVTEDGAMMASCKVTVFKGTRTVLAYIAADNTLASFASLDLAEMKAGMAKVQDSNVHFLVYIDDGKSPRLLELKNEKGAVVETVVETYGSRNSVGVSETQEVFAKVFSNSKYQADSYGLVYWSHGDGWLPYPLRAGTRWVGQDKGNGDNRMNISEFVEILKYAPHFDFILFDACFMQAVEVAYELRDYTDYCIGSPTEIPGPGASYDVVVPAMFSAEDAAVNIAKAYYEPYAAKYNEGKGLSNSNWTAGASVCALRTDKLVDLARITKQVLPGVVDNVQLRSLIFDYDKRRGSDGFQDGHVGYYDMANMMKKITDNGGYLTWRQAFDAAVVYWATTSMNYSAYIGMFSMEGTNGVSCYIPSVSNTVTDKAYRSTEWYTFAGFAALGW; from the coding sequence ATGAAAACGAAACTTTACTTCTTTTTGTGGATTTGTCTTTCTGCATTGCTAATTGCATGTGTTGACGATGATATAGAGCCGGATGTTATTCCTGTAACAGGTGTGTCATTGAATAAGACTACCCTTGCGTTAGAAATAGGAGGAAGTGGGAGTTTGATAGCTACTGTTACTCCGGATAATGCTACAAATAAAAAGGTTACCTGGAAATCTAGCGATACTAGTGTGGCTACGGTGAATGCAAATGGTGAAGTAACAGCCTTGGCAACCGGAACTGTAGTTGTAGTGGTGATTACGGAAGATGGTGCGGAGGTTGCGACATGTACTGTGACTTGTGGTGATGGGGCTGTGGAACCTGAGATACCTGTAACCGATGTTGCATTGAATAAAAGTACTCTTTCGCTAACAGAAGGGCAAAGTGAAAGCTTGCAAGTCGTCATCACGCCAGATGATGCTACAAACAAAAAAGTCGCTTGGGTTTCGAATGATGAAAGTGTGGCAATGGTTGATGTAAATGGTAAGGTTACGGCTTTAAAGGCCGGAAGTACTACCATTGTGGCTGTAACGGAGGATGGTGCGATGATGGCTTCCTGTAAAGTGACTGTCTTCAAAGGAACTCGTACGGTTCTTGCATATATTGCGGCGGATAATACCCTTGCTTCATTTGCTTCTTTGGATTTAGCGGAGATGAAAGCGGGTATGGCGAAAGTTCAAGATTCTAATGTGCATTTTCTGGTTTATATAGATGATGGTAAATCTCCTCGTCTGCTTGAGCTGAAGAATGAAAAGGGGGCAGTAGTGGAAACGGTAGTGGAAACTTATGGAAGTCGTAATTCTGTAGGTGTATCTGAAACGCAGGAAGTTTTTGCAAAAGTCTTTTCGAATTCCAAATATCAGGCTGACAGTTATGGATTGGTTTATTGGTCACATGGTGATGGATGGTTGCCTTATCCGTTGCGTGCCGGTACTCGTTGGGTAGGCCAGGATAAAGGTAATGGTGATAATAGAATGAATATCTCTGAATTTGTTGAGATATTAAAGTATGCTCCTCATTTTGATTTTATATTGTTCGATGCTTGTTTCATGCAGGCAGTAGAGGTTGCCTATGAGTTACGTGATTATACGGATTATTGTATAGGTTCTCCGACTGAAATTCCGGGTCCTGGTGCCTCGTATGATGTAGTTGTTCCTGCTATGTTTTCTGCTGAGGATGCGGCAGTGAATATTGCTAAGGCCTATTATGAACCTTATGCGGCTAAATATAATGAAGGTAAAGGTTTGTCAAATAGTAATTGGACAGCAGGTGCCTCTGTGTGTGCGCTGAGAACGGATAAATTGGTTGATCTGGCAAGAATAACGAAACAGGTTTTGCCTGGAGTAGTTGATAATGTGCAATTGCGCAGTTTGATTTTTGATTATGATAAACGTCGAGGTTCTGATGGATTTCAGGATGGTCATGTAGGTTATTATGATATGGCAAATATGATGAAAAAAATTACTGATAATGGTGGTTATCTAACGTGGAGGCAGGCTTTTGACGCAGCTGTAGTATATTGGGCGACTACTTCTATGAACTATTCTGCTTATATTGGTATGTTTTCTATGGAAGGCACTAATGGAGTGTCCTGCTATATTCCTTCAGTTTCTAATACTGTTACTGATAAAGCATATCGCTCTACTGAGTGGTATACATTCGCCGGCTTTGCTGCATTAGGCTGGTAA